From one Butyricimonas faecihominis genomic stretch:
- a CDS encoding GlsB/YeaQ/YmgE family stress response membrane protein — MMFIWYILIGILAGYLAGKIVRGGGMGLLVNLIVGIIGGVLGGWLFGIMGIWTTGVIGSLITATVGAIVLLAIVSLFSKRNS; from the coding sequence ATGATGTTTATATGGTATATTTTGATTGGTATTCTTGCCGGGTATCTGGCAGGAAAAATTGTCCGGGGAGGTGGAATGGGTTTGTTGGTGAACCTGATTGTGGGAATCATTGGTGGCGTGTTGGGAGGCTGGCTTTTCGGCATCATGGGAATATGGACAACGGGTGTTATCGGGAGTTTGATCACGGCGACCGTGGGGGCGATTGTGTTGCTGGCGATTGTTTCGTTGTTCAGTAAAAGAAATTCGTAG
- a CDS encoding phospholipase A, which yields MKKKVRGIYILLCFCVFTPLVLQAQTDEEKRILQEREEISKQKKGGSVVVDERTALELFDNTPSFGIFRDNYFVTGVPTNRKIDKHSADAKFQISIRQRLTKSILPFKTFLYLTYTQRSFWDIYGKSSPFLDNNFNPGLSLSKALIYRNQLMGIAVLSFEHESNGRDSLASRSWNYISLSGSWFIDYRFSAQMKLWAGWVDKEGNPDLLKYKGYGFMAFNYQSADERLWCSAVINPRRKFINMNTTLEINFKPSPKANEYFFLQYYNGYAENLLEYDRYVSMVRVGICIKPVLRNYY from the coding sequence ATGAAAAAGAAGGTCCGAGGTATTTATATACTTTTATGCTTTTGCGTGTTTACGCCTTTGGTGTTGCAAGCCCAGACAGACGAGGAGAAGAGGATATTGCAGGAACGGGAGGAGATCAGCAAACAGAAAAAAGGCGGTTCCGTGGTGGTTGATGAGAGGACTGCATTGGAGTTGTTTGATAACACGCCGAGTTTTGGCATTTTCCGGGATAATTATTTCGTTACGGGGGTGCCTACGAACCGGAAGATTGACAAGCACAGTGCGGATGCCAAGTTTCAGATCAGTATCCGGCAACGTCTGACGAAAAGTATTTTGCCTTTCAAGACCTTCTTGTATTTAACTTACACGCAGCGTTCGTTTTGGGATATTTACGGGAAGTCCAGTCCATTTCTGGATAATAATTTTAATCCGGGGCTTAGTTTGAGCAAAGCGTTGATCTATCGTAATCAACTGATGGGAATAGCGGTTCTTTCTTTTGAACACGAGTCGAACGGCCGGGATTCGTTGGCCTCTCGCAGTTGGAATTACATTTCTCTTTCGGGTTCGTGGTTTATTGATTACCGTTTTTCTGCCCAGATGAAATTATGGGCTGGATGGGTCGATAAAGAAGGAAATCCCGATTTGTTGAAGTATAAAGGCTATGGATTCATGGCGTTTAACTACCAGAGTGCCGACGAGCGCCTATGGTGTTCGGCCGTGATTAATCCCCGCCGGAAGTTTATTAATATGAACACGACGTTGGAGATCAATTTCAAGCCTTCACCGAAAGCTAACGAGTATTTCTTTTTACAATACTATAACGGGTATGCGGAGAATCTTCTGGAATACGATCGTTACGTGTCAATGGTGCGAGTGGGTATTTGTATCAAGCCGGTTTTGAGAAATTACTACTAA
- the gpmA gene encoding 2,3-diphosphoglycerate-dependent phosphoglycerate mutase: protein MYKLILVRHGESVWNKENRFTGWTDVDLSERGEEEARRAGELIKKHDLFFDVAYSSVLKRAIRTQHILAEVVDRVWVPEVHHWRLNERHYGALQGLNKADTAKKYGEEQVHIWRRSFDVTPPLLDPDDSRCAVFEDKYRDVDPAVLPLGESLALTITRVLPFWQDYIAPSLLSGKTVLVTAHGNSLRALIKYLDDISDEEIVKLEIPTGIPQLYELDGQLHPLSRKYLE, encoded by the coding sequence ATGTACAAGTTAATATTGGTACGGCATGGAGAAAGTGTCTGGAACAAGGAAAACAGGTTTACCGGGTGGACGGATGTCGACTTGAGTGAACGGGGCGAAGAGGAAGCACGCCGGGCGGGAGAACTGATTAAGAAACATGATCTTTTCTTTGATGTAGCTTATTCTTCCGTGTTGAAACGTGCGATTCGCACGCAGCATATTTTGGCAGAAGTTGTCGATCGGGTGTGGGTACCCGAAGTTCATCACTGGCGTTTGAACGAGCGACATTACGGGGCATTACAGGGATTAAATAAAGCGGATACGGCAAAGAAATACGGGGAGGAGCAGGTGCATATATGGCGAAGGAGTTTTGATGTGACACCGCCATTGTTGGATCCGGATGATTCTCGTTGTGCCGTTTTCGAGGATAAGTACAGGGATGTTGATCCGGCCGTTCTTCCTTTGGGGGAATCATTGGCATTGACGATCACGCGGGTCCTCCCGTTCTGGCAGGATTATATCGCACCTTCGTTGCTTTCTGGGAAGACGGTTCTGGTAACGGCCCACGGGAATAGCCTGCGGGCGTTGATCAAATATCTGGATGATATTAGCGACGAGGAGATCGTCAAGTTGGAGATACCGACGGGTATTCCCCAATTGTATGAGCTGGACGGGCAATTGCATCCCTTGTCTCGTAAATATCTGGAATAG
- a CDS encoding exodeoxyribonuclease III, translating to MKIITYNVNGLRAALSKGFTQWLEEEQPDVVCLQETKAQPDQIPTLEFEALGYKSYFFSAKKKGYSGVAILTRVGPDHVEYGMGIPAYDDEGRFIRADYGDLSVVSVYHPSGTTGDERQAFKMKWLEDFQHYIGELKKVRPNLILCGDYNICHRPIDIHDPVRNATNSGFLPEEREWIGGFIDTGFIDTFRYFHPEEAGKYSWWSYRFNARANNKGWRIDYCMASESLKSRLKDAYILPEVYHSDHCPCVLVIGEVKS from the coding sequence ATGAAAATTATAACTTATAACGTGAACGGGTTACGGGCCGCTTTGTCAAAAGGTTTTACACAATGGCTGGAGGAAGAACAGCCGGATGTCGTGTGTTTACAGGAAACGAAGGCCCAGCCGGATCAGATACCTACACTGGAATTCGAGGCGTTAGGTTACAAGTCGTACTTTTTTTCAGCCAAGAAAAAGGGGTATAGTGGGGTTGCCATCCTGACCCGGGTGGGGCCCGACCACGTGGAGTACGGGATGGGTATTCCGGCTTATGATGACGAGGGGCGTTTTATCCGTGCCGATTACGGTGATCTTTCTGTCGTGAGCGTGTACCATCCGTCCGGGACTACCGGTGATGAACGGCAGGCATTTAAGATGAAATGGTTAGAGGATTTTCAGCATTATATCGGGGAGTTGAAAAAGGTACGGCCGAATCTGATCTTGTGCGGGGACTACAATATATGTCACCGGCCGATAGATATTCACGATCCGGTGCGGAATGCCACGAATAGCGGGTTCTTACCGGAAGAACGGGAATGGATCGGGGGATTTATTGATACCGGTTTTATCGATACGTTCCGTTACTTCCATCCCGAAGAGGCAGGGAAATATTCATGGTGGAGTTACCGGTTTAACGCCCGGGCAAATAATAAGGGATGGCGTATTGATTACTGCATGGCGAGCGAAAGTCTTAAATCCCGGCTGAAAGATGCTTATATTTTGCCGGAGGTGTATCACTCGGATCATTGTCCTTGCGTGCTGGTGATAGGGGAGGTTAAAAGTTAA
- a CDS encoding DUF3868 domain-containing protein, giving the protein MKRAFIYTIFLLTVGLFFTELKAQEVYLGEVKIIQNRFEQRGDSVYIEMNVNLNGLPVHKNQSFILTPVVETEKASEELPSIVINGKRREKAYQRSLAFNHGQPPFPIYMTVIVNQWSRERIAYNVVVPYETWMKDAKLNLRENFCECGGEKRLISIKMLAQTIKLENQEETTVKIVSIEKEEDEKNIYYKEGSAYLDFPLNQTYILPDFRRNQKELDKIRVTLDSITSNPDYEITGIYLTGYASPEGSYAQNEVLSRDRTRALRNYLLRRYSFPENLYHVDWRGEDWIGLKRLILLYGMPNEEQVLSIMENYSVFEGREKRLMDLNNGKPYRYMMKHFFPELRRVDYKITYKVIK; this is encoded by the coding sequence ATGAAAAGAGCGTTTATATATACTATATTCTTGTTGACTGTCGGGTTGTTCTTCACGGAACTCAAGGCTCAGGAAGTATATTTGGGAGAGGTGAAAATTATACAAAACCGTTTCGAGCAACGGGGAGACAGCGTTTATATCGAGATGAACGTGAACTTAAACGGTTTACCCGTGCATAAAAACCAATCTTTCATCCTGACCCCGGTGGTTGAAACGGAAAAAGCGTCCGAGGAACTCCCGTCAATCGTGATTAACGGGAAAAGACGGGAAAAAGCCTATCAACGGTCATTGGCTTTCAATCACGGGCAACCCCCTTTCCCGATTTACATGACGGTTATCGTTAATCAATGGAGCCGGGAGAGAATTGCCTATAACGTGGTTGTTCCTTACGAGACGTGGATGAAGGACGCTAAACTGAATTTACGGGAGAACTTCTGTGAATGTGGTGGGGAAAAACGTCTGATTTCCATCAAGATGCTGGCGCAAACTATCAAGCTGGAAAACCAAGAGGAAACAACCGTGAAGATAGTTTCTATCGAAAAGGAAGAAGACGAGAAAAACATATATTATAAGGAAGGTTCAGCATACTTGGATTTTCCACTAAACCAAACTTACATTCTCCCCGATTTCAGAAGAAACCAGAAGGAGTTGGACAAAATCAGGGTAACGCTAGATTCTATCACGAGCAATCCCGACTACGAGATCACGGGAATTTACCTTACCGGCTACGCGTCACCAGAGGGATCATATGCGCAGAACGAGGTGTTATCCAGAGATCGCACGAGAGCGCTGAGGAATTACTTGCTCCGCAGGTATTCATTCCCCGAAAACCTTTACCACGTGGATTGGCGAGGGGAAGACTGGATCGGATTAAAAAGATTGATTCTCCTGTACGGGATGCCAAATGAAGAGCAAGTACTCTCGATTATGGAAAACTACAGCGTGTTCGAGGGAAGAGAGAAACGCCTCATGGATTTGAACAACGGAAAACCATATAGGTACATGATGAAACATTTCTTCCCGGAATTGAGACGAGTGGATTACAAGATCACGTACAAGGTGATTAAATAA
- a CDS encoding DUF3575 domain-containing protein: protein MMRKVIIVAGLILFMVIGRSHGQEKKFYDAPLVGVKTNALYWLTTTINVGAEIGLGRKTTVDLLGTYNPWSFGDNKKVKHWLIQPEFRYWTCERFNGHFWGLHAFYGEFNMGGIKMLGLRKYRYEGTLYGAGIAYGHQWILGKRWNLEATIGVGYARIEYDKYKYQTCGPYIKKGTKDYIGPTKVGINFIYIIK from the coding sequence ATGATGAGGAAAGTAATAATCGTAGCAGGTCTGATTCTATTTATGGTGATAGGCAGATCTCACGGACAAGAAAAAAAGTTTTACGACGCTCCTCTAGTCGGAGTGAAAACAAATGCCCTTTACTGGTTGACGACGACCATTAACGTCGGGGCAGAAATCGGGCTGGGGCGAAAAACGACGGTGGATTTACTAGGGACTTACAATCCTTGGAGTTTTGGAGATAATAAAAAAGTAAAGCATTGGCTGATACAACCGGAGTTTCGCTACTGGACCTGCGAACGCTTCAACGGCCATTTTTGGGGACTACACGCTTTTTACGGCGAGTTCAACATGGGCGGAATCAAGATGCTGGGACTGAGAAAATACCGTTACGAAGGGACTCTCTACGGGGCCGGAATCGCGTACGGCCACCAATGGATTCTCGGGAAACGATGGAACTTAGAAGCCACGATCGGGGTAGGCTATGCACGTATCGAATACGACAAGTATAAATACCAAACCTGTGGACCATATATTAAAAAGGGTACGAAAGATTATATCGGCCCCACGAAAGTAGGGATCAATTTTATATATATTATAAAATAA